A stretch of the Bacteroidota bacterium genome encodes the following:
- a CDS encoding MOSC domain-containing protein yields the protein MTKNEVKGKIVALSVSKKKGIPKTNVNSVKLIEGWGIEGDVHAGDWHRQISLLAIESIEKMRAKGLKVRPGAFAENMTTEGIDLMHLQVGVRLLIGETEVEITQIGKECHSRCAIYYSAGDCVMPKEGIFAKVIKGGKIYLDDEVLYKKIVLQMQSK from the coding sequence ATGACAAAAAATGAGGTAAAAGGCAAGATTGTAGCGCTGAGTGTCAGCAAAAAGAAAGGTATTCCCAAGACGAACGTGAATAGCGTGAAGCTAATCGAGGGATGGGGAATCGAAGGTGATGTTCATGCAGGTGATTGGCATAGGCAAATTAGTTTACTTGCGATTGAGAGCATTGAAAAGATGCGCGCAAAAGGATTGAAAGTAAGACCGGGTGCCTTTGCTGAAAACATGACAACCGAAGGTATCGATTTGATGCACCTTCAAGTTGGTGTTAGGTTACTAATTGGTGAAACTGAAGTAGAAATAACTCAAATTGGAAAAGAGTGTCACTCACGTTGTGCAATTTACTACTCTGCCGGTGATTGCGTAATGCCGAAAGAAGGAATTTTTGCAAAAGTAATTAAGGGGGGTAAAATATATTTAGACGATGAGGTGCTCTATAAAAAAATTGTACTTCAAATGCAATCGAAGTAA
- the moaCB gene encoding bifunctional molybdenum cofactor biosynthesis protein MoaC/MoaB, whose protein sequence is MIDISNKTKTLRTAVAKGTLKLKQETIDLIRQNKIPKGDPLAVAKVATIQAAKNTSQIVPYCHPLPVDYVGVEFSIGEGFIEVSVTVKAIYKTGVEMEALTAASVAVLTIYDMTKMLDDSMEIVGVKLLEKTGGKSDFKTKYDKPLRAAVLVMSDSVYAGKKSDLSGKLIVDRLKKELVEVVDYKIIPDELEQIASELIRYADELKLDLVVTTGGTGFSPRDCTPEAMRRVIEREVPGIPEAARSFGQERTPYSMLSRASAGLRGNTLIVNLPGSKKGVAESLDALFPGLLHSFRMISGGGH, encoded by the coding sequence ATGATAGACATATCAAACAAAACGAAAACTCTTCGCACTGCCGTTGCGAAAGGGACTCTTAAATTAAAACAGGAAACCATAGATTTAATCCGTCAAAATAAAATTCCGAAGGGGGATCCACTAGCTGTCGCAAAAGTGGCAACAATTCAAGCTGCTAAGAACACAAGTCAAATAGTTCCTTACTGTCATCCACTTCCGGTTGATTATGTCGGAGTTGAATTTAGCATCGGTGAAGGTTTTATAGAAGTTAGTGTAACAGTAAAAGCAATCTACAAAACCGGCGTCGAGATGGAAGCCCTCACCGCAGCATCAGTTGCCGTTCTCACTATTTATGATATGACGAAGATGTTGGATGATTCAATGGAGATTGTTGGCGTTAAGTTGCTGGAGAAGACCGGGGGTAAATCTGATTTCAAAACAAAATATGATAAGCCATTACGTGCAGCAGTCTTGGTTATGTCCGATTCAGTTTACGCCGGCAAGAAATCCGATTTATCGGGCAAGCTCATCGTTGATCGGCTGAAAAAAGAATTGGTGGAAGTAGTTGATTATAAAATTATTCCTGATGAACTTGAACAAATTGCATCTGAGCTTATTCGTTATGCAGACGAATTGAAATTAGATTTGGTGGTAACTACCGGCGGCACAGGTTTCAGTCCGCGGGATTGCACACCCGAAGCTATGAGACGCGTAATCGAGCGGGAAGTCCCCGGTATTCCTGAAGCTGCTCGTTCATTCGGACAGGAACGCACACCATACTCGATGCTTTCGCGTGCGTCAGCCGGGTTGCGGGGAAATACTTTAATCGTGAATCTTCCCGGTTCAAAAAAAGGTGTTGCCGAATCGCTCGATGCACTGTTTCCCGGTTTGCTCCATTCATTCAGGATGATTTCTGGCGGAGGACATTGA
- a CDS encoding molybdopterin molybdotransferase MoeA, with product MIDYHEAQKLIEEQTKPLNAIKLPLMETLGYTLAKNIIAKYPIPTFNSSAVDGFAVNVNGLKLFSHKNQVSLKVQAVIQAGDTRKHSLKNNHTFKIFTGALVPRNINTVVMKEDVEEIGGNVIFKTLPEVGTNIRKCGGEFSKGALVLSSGVIITPPVLGLLASLGNASVNVYRKPKVSIIVTGNELKKFSEQIKPGEIRDSNLPSLLAALQLLNIQPEYAMSVKDQKREIQKAIQKALKISDVVITAGGVSVGDYDFVKDVCSSLGIKTVFWRAAIKPGKPLLFGTKGKKLIFGVPGNPVAALLSFYLFIKPTLLRMMGQTEKQNFIQTAVLESDLRKRAGRLEFVRGIFIKKPDGKLVVNPTKGQDSHMLGGFANANCLIHFPKDENVIMKGTSVKIELLKWDINQRAMSEEHRATNKKQ from the coding sequence ATGATTGATTATCACGAAGCACAAAAATTAATAGAAGAGCAAACAAAACCACTCAATGCAATCAAATTGCCTCTGATGGAAACGCTCGGTTACACACTTGCAAAAAATATTATCGCAAAATACCCGATACCGACCTTCAATTCGTCAGCAGTGGATGGATTTGCAGTGAATGTAAATGGCTTAAAACTGTTTTCACATAAAAATCAGGTTTCTCTAAAAGTGCAAGCAGTTATTCAAGCAGGCGATACTCGAAAACATTCGCTGAAGAATAATCACACATTCAAAATATTCACGGGCGCACTCGTTCCGCGCAACATCAATACCGTAGTTATGAAAGAAGATGTTGAAGAAATAGGTGGCAACGTGATCTTTAAAACATTACCAGAAGTCGGCACGAACATCCGTAAATGCGGTGGAGAATTTTCTAAAGGTGCATTGGTACTTTCGTCCGGTGTAATAATTACGCCTCCTGTGCTCGGACTTCTAGCAAGTTTAGGTAATGCAAGTGTAAATGTATATCGCAAGCCAAAAGTTTCTATTATAGTTACTGGAAATGAATTAAAGAAATTTTCAGAACAAATAAAACCGGGTGAAATTCGAGATTCGAACCTACCTTCATTGTTGGCTGCTTTGCAATTACTGAATATTCAACCCGAATATGCGATGAGTGTTAAAGACCAAAAACGCGAAATCCAAAAAGCAATACAGAAAGCTCTAAAAATTTCTGATGTCGTAATCACAGCCGGCGGCGTCTCTGTTGGCGATTACGATTTTGTTAAAGATGTTTGCAGCAGTCTTGGAATAAAAACAGTATTTTGGCGTGCAGCCATAAAACCGGGTAAGCCATTGTTATTTGGAACAAAAGGTAAAAAGCTAATCTTCGGTGTCCCCGGAAATCCAGTCGCTGCCCTGCTATCATTTTATTTATTTATCAAGCCGACATTGTTGCGGATGATGGGACAAACAGAAAAACAAAACTTCATACAAACGGCTGTACTTGAATCCGATTTAAGAAAGAGAGCAGGTAGGTTAGAATTTGTTCGAGGTATTTTTATAAAAAAACCGGATGGCAAATTAGTCGTTAACCCGACTAAAGGGCAGGATTCACATATGCTCGGCGGATTTGCAAACGCAAATTGTTTGATTCATTTCCCAAAAGATGAGAACGTTATCATGAAAGGTACGAGTGTGAAAATAGAATTGTTGAAGTGGGATATAAATCAGAGAGCAATGAGCGAAGAGCATCGAGCAACGAACAAAAAACAATGA